Genomic segment of Chloracidobacterium sp. N:
CGCTGGACGAAGCCATGAGTCTGGCCCGCAATGACGAAGAACGTGCCCACCTGCACTACCTGACAGCCATGAGCCTGCGGCAACAGGGCGGCGATTACGAATCAAACGCGCGCGTTGAGGAAGAATTCGCCGCCGCCGTCGCCCTCGGTCAGAAAACAGCCTGGTACGACGACGCCCTGTTCCACTACGGGCAGTGGCTTGAATCCACGGGCCGCCCTGTGCAGCAGCCGGACGGCACCTTTCAGATGCGCCCGGATTATGCCGCTGCGCTGGCGCAGTACCGGCAGCTCGTTGCCGCCTACCGTCCGGGAACCTCGCGCTATCTGGAGGAAGCCCAACAGCGCATCGCTGACATCACGACCCCTTCCCTGACGCTTGGCGTCGGCAACGTCTTTCTCCCCGATTCCGAAATCCGGTTCGGTCTGTACTGGCGCAATGTGAAGCGCATCGAGCTGGCCCTGTATGCCATTGATCTGCCGCAGGACATACAACCGACCAGCACCGATGAACAGGGACTGAAGGCCGTTGACCTCTCCGGGCGCAAGCCGGTCAAAACGCTGTCCCGCGATGGAGATAACCAAGGTGACCATCGCCCTGGGCAGGCGCTCGTCACCCTCGATGAAACGCTGCCCGTCGGCGCGTATCTGCTCGAAGCCCGCGCCGGAAAACAGACGGCGCGGGAACTGGTGCTTGTTACCGACGCTGCCCTGCTGGTCAAGTCCGACGGCCGGCGGCTGGTCGTCTTCGCTGCTTCGGCACTCGACGGCACGCCCATCCCCGGCATGCGCCTGCGGGTGTGGTTCACCGCCTACAACCGGCAACGCCATACGCCCGTCTGGGTGGAGCAAACCGGCACGACGAATCAGGACGGCCTCGCCACCTTCGGGAAAGCGGAGTACCAGGGCTACGCCACGCTGGTGCTGGCCGCTTCTGGCGCACGGCAGGCGCTTTGTCTGCACAGCGGCGGCGCAGATTCATCCTCGCCGGCTGACTGGAAAATCTATGCCTTCACCGACCGGGCCGCCTACCGTCCCGGCGACACAGCCCGGTGGAAAATCATTGCCCGCCAATCCGAAGGAAAGTCCTACCGCACCCCGGCCGGCAGCCCGCTGGGATACGAACTGCTCAACCCACGGCGTGAGCGCGTGGCGTTCGGTCAGGTGACGCTGAGCCGCTTCGGCGGCGCATGGGGCAGTTTCACGCCGGATGCCACATGGCCGCTCGGCGAATACACCATCCGCTTCGGCAAGCCCCGTGATGGACAGGAATTTGACACCATCTACGGCGAAGCCACGCTGTTTCGCCTCGAAGAATACCGCCTGCCCGAATTCCGCGTGGCGATTGCGACCCCGGAAGAAAACGGCCGCCGCAAGGCATTTCGCGCTGGCGACCGCGTCGAACTCACCCTCACGGCCGAGTATTACTTCGGCGGCGCCGTGGCCGGCGGACGGGCCGAAGTCATCGTGCGCGAACAACCCCTCTACCGTCCGTTGTTTTACCGGACCGAAAGTCTGTGGTTCGACGATGACGCAGCCGGTTTCCAGAATGACACCGACGGCCGCGGCGGCCGCATCATCCGGCGTGAAAACCTCATTCTCGACGGCAACGGACGCGCCCGCATCAGCCTCCCGACGCCCCGCTTTGCCGCAACCGATCTGGCCTACCACATCGAAGTGCGCGTCACGGATGCGTCACGGCGGGAAGTCGTCGGGCAGACAAATGTGCGTGTGGGCCGGCAACGGTTCGCCGTGGATGTACGCCCGGAGCACCGCCTGCACCGCCCCGGCGAAACCATTGCCGTTACCTTTCTGGCCCGTGACATCAACGGCCAACCCGTTGCTGCTGAAGGCACTGTCACCGTCACCCGCGAGACGTGGCGGGAAATTTTCCTTGACGCCCGTGGGCGCACGGTCACGGCAGCCGAAGCCAGGGCACACCCGGAGGCTGGGCCATACCGACTCCGGCAGCGCGGCTACGAACGTGAGGAAGTGCTCAAACGCACCGTACAGACCGACCCGGCGCAGGGCGAAGGGAAACTCACCTTCACGGCGCCCAGGGAAGGCTTCTACCGCATCGCCTGGGTGACGCCCGAACCCAACCGCAACCCCATCACCGCCGAGGCGACGGTCTGGGTTTCGACCACGGCAACCAGCGACACCGGCTACTTTGCCTCCGACCTGGAAATCATCGCCGACCGCGACACCCTGGCCGTCGGGCGGACCGTCCCGGTGATGCTCGTGGCGCCGACGAGCGGGCGTACCGTGTGGCTTTCCATCATCCGCGATGGTCTGGAGGAAACGCGCGTCATTCGTCTGACGGGAACGGCCAAACTCGTTGAACTGGAGATTACCGACCGCGACACCCCCAACTTTCACCTTGAAGCCGACTCGCTGCTGGACTTGCGCTGGTCACACGTCCGCCGGGAATTCACCGTGCCGCCCACTTCCCAGGTGCTGGATGTGCAGGTGAAAGCTGACCGCACCGAAGTCAGGCCACGCGAACCCGTCACCTTCACGCTGCTTACCCGTGATGCCGCCGGACGCCCCCTGCCGGCCGAAGTTGCCCTGGCCGTTACGGATGACGCTGTCAGCGCGATTCAGACCGATTACGCCCCCGATCCCCGGCGCTTTTTCCACGGCAACCGCCGCCAACCCTATGTGGCAACGACAACTTCCCTTCAGTATCGCCCCTATGTGCGCCTGAAACCGGAACCGCCGACGGACGCGCGCCCGGAAGCTCCGCGCGCCGAAGAAGCCAAAGACTTCGAGGGCGCGGCCGAAGCCGCACCGGAAGCCGCCGCGAGCATGGCTCGCCCGGCAGCACCAGCCCCCGTTGCCCGCAGCCGGGAAAATGCAGCCAAAGCCGGGCGCGACGAACTCTCTGCCGGCGTGGCAAGTGGCAGCGCAGACGACGCTGGCGGGCAGATCATTGTGCGCAGCGACTTCCGCGCCACGGCCTTCTGGCAACCCGACATCGTGACCGGGCCCGACGGGCAGG
This window contains:
- a CDS encoding alpha-2-macroglobulin; its protein translation is MLCCHRPDKRLTGGWRCAVLWGLLLMLVFQPAHAQTMDFQSVKTEAERLYAEGSYALAQQRYAQLDLARLAPDDARWVRFRLADTDWRARAATRQADAQASEAARTALEDLVKAASRTEERDLVWAEAQVSLGDFWWTRPDSQNWYQAWPHYAAALDWWAHSPDLATARDRYLHILFRAAYAVDNETWPLGQRIQRIPIATLDEAMSLARNDEERAHLHYLTAMSLRQQGGDYESNARVEEEFAAAVALGQKTAWYDDALFHYGQWLESTGRPVQQPDGTFQMRPDYAAALAQYRQLVAAYRPGTSRYLEEAQQRIADITTPSLTLGVGNVFLPDSEIRFGLYWRNVKRIELALYAIDLPQDIQPTSTDEQGLKAVDLSGRKPVKTLSRDGDNQGDHRPGQALVTLDETLPVGAYLLEARAGKQTARELVLVTDAALLVKSDGRRLVVFAASALDGTPIPGMRLRVWFTAYNRQRHTPVWVEQTGTTNQDGLATFGKAEYQGYATLVLAASGARQALCLHSGGADSSSPADWKIYAFTDRAAYRPGDTARWKIIARQSEGKSYRTPAGSPLGYELLNPRRERVAFGQVTLSRFGGAWGSFTPDATWPLGEYTIRFGKPRDGQEFDTIYGEATLFRLEEYRLPEFRVAIATPEENGRRKAFRAGDRVELTLTAEYYFGGAVAGGRAEVIVREQPLYRPLFYRTESLWFDDDAAGFQNDTDGRGGRIIRRENLILDGNGRARISLPTPRFAATDLAYHIEVRVTDASRREVVGQTNVRVGRQRFAVDVRPEHRLHRPGETIAVTFLARDINGQPVAAEGTVTVTRETWREIFLDARGRTVTAAEARAHPEAGPYRLRQRGYEREEVLKRTVQTDPAQGEGKLTFTAPREGFYRIAWVTPEPNRNPITAEATVWVSTTATSDTGYFASDLEIIADRDTLAVGRTVPVMLVAPTSGRTVWLSIIRDGLEETRVIRLTGTAKLVELEITDRDTPNFHLEADSLLDLRWSHVRREFTVPPTSQVLDVQVKADRTEVRPREPVTFTLLTRDAAGRPLPAEVALAVTDDAVSAIQTDYAPDPRRFFHGNRRQPYVATTTSLQYRPYVRLKPEPPTDARPEAPRAEEAKDFEGAAEAAPEAAASMARPAAPAPVARSRENAAKAGRDELSAGVASGSADDAGGQIIVRSDFRATAFWQPDIVTGPDGQATVTATFPDSLTTWKVVARAVSAASEVGQTEMRTVTNQPLVVRLQTPRFLVTGDRTTFSAVVNNRTDRPLTATVTLAAEGVALDAAHQTRQVTVAPNADGQATWEVVIQQPGDVKLTVTAVAGEHRDAMTRTVQAYVRGIEKFVAQATQVRQNEGHLRLELPRERENTQVVIQVAPSLAVTMLDALPYLLDYPYGCTEQTMSRFLPAAIIAKTLREQGIAPEAIAGRMFGGIEAATADRTHPRSKRDLAELDRIIRQGLDRLYEAQHPDGGWGWWKETPTDRFMTAYVVWGLALARQARLEVRDDVLTRGMTFLEQQLIAEETSPDRQAWLLHALAEARRAKGHTAMAPTEQTALDNLWQQRDRLTAYGRALFAVAAQHSGMRERAQVLARNLANGVTRDSAPNSDLTTARWGAGGFWYRWTDSPVETTAFVLRALVAIEPGHELVTPAMNWLVKNRRGAQWSNTRDTAIALLALNDYLRATGETAEPVAYEIVVNGTSVARQRLEPGAGLMTPGTVVVPAAVLRDGTNDIRILKPQGRVLYVAASARFFSREAPIPPAGNEIYVKRQYWRLVPRPTLLRGVVYERVPLADGAPVTTGDRLLCTVTVEAKNDYAYLVFEDLKPACFEAVQVRSGAGLTIREVRPQTLEPTGRTQVVYQELRDRHVALFVEQLPQGVWQMEYELRAETPGQFAALPTLGHAMYVPEIRANGAEVQVVVGDTPPATARRTVRHP